In the genome of Ctenopharyngodon idella isolate HZGC_01 chromosome 16, HZGC01, whole genome shotgun sequence, the window AAAACCATCCCAAAAATACATTTGGATTTTAGCAGTGTTTCAAAGGACAATGCTTTTTGAGCATCTAAATGCACTGACATGCTCCAAACCAGAGACTGTAGCACTAAATGAAATGGATGAAGTGGGAATATTTCAGTTTTCTGAAAGAGTAAGAAAGAGGCAGTAGGACTGTCAGTATTAGCAGCAGGATTCTGTACAACCGGACTAATTTCTTTAGCTAAATCAGCTTTAGCTCTTACATTGTCAGCTTGGAGAGTAAGGGTTTGAATACTATCGGCAACTTCATTTAACTTCCTGCCACACAACCTGAAGTTTCAAACTTCTGTTTATTCAAAAAGTAACTTGCTTTATGACAAATGCAAATGTTATCATGCTGTATATTTCTGGAGCCTGAGAAATCTGTTATGTGATACTAGGTTTTTCTGCATCAGTAAGCAATTGCCACTGATACAAGGTCAGAAAACAAGCTCTTTTGGCCATGCTGGAAAGGTCAATGTTATGTTGGCAGTCCAATAGAGAACTGGAGAAAACAGTCAACTAATGGCATTACCATTCTCCTCCTCGACCAAACTATGTGGTGGCGAAGAGCGACTGGGGCTCGATCTTGTTCTTAAATTAATCGAACCGTAGAGCTTTGCGGAGTGCTTGGAATAAGCAAAGGCTTTCCTCCTGTACATCTCACCCTTCCATATCGAAATCATTAGCAGAGTGGACAGCACCACTCCGCCTAAGGTGAGAAGGCAAAGGCCTGCGATAACGCACCTGTCCAGGTGTGCACCTATTCTGGCACTCTCGTTTTCGAGTCTTTCCATTTCGCGTGCGGTGACATTGTCTGGGTTCACTGTGACGTCACGAGGGACCGTGTACGATATGATCACCAGCGAGATCCCGGTGATGAGGAATGTAACTGCGCTGATGAACCCATAATCCACGGATTTCCCAGAACTCTCCGAGCTGAGATCGATGTCAGACATCAGCGACAACTCCTGGAGGCCCTCGGGACGTATTTCGCTCGAGGAGTCGTGGAGCGAAGTTGCATGGCGAGCGCTTTTCTCGCTCGTGTCCGGGGTGGCCAACCGGAGATTGACGTTTTCATCAATGTAAGTGAACGAGGTCTCCAGCTCCTCGTCACAACACACCCTGACCTTCTCTGAGGGATGATGGCGGTGCTGGCCATGTTGTCCTCTGAGGGGAGCCGTCCTTGGTGCTGAATTACACTGTCCCTCACAGGCAGGCACCTTCAGAGTGGGAGAAGCTTCTTCCACCGAACTGTTTAGCCTGTGAACATGAAGAGGACTAGAAGACCAATCCAGTACCCCAGGGGGATCGGGTCTTGCCCCTCTATTATCTATGTAGAGTAACTCCACTGAGGCCATCAGATCCACTCCCACGGATCACCTTGATTTCCTG includes:
- the LOC127497730 gene encoding transmembrane protein 74, translated to MASVELLYIDNRGARPDPPGVLDWSSSPLHVHRLNSSVEEASPTLKVPACEGQCNSAPRTAPLRGQHGQHRHHPSEKVRVCCDEELETSFTYIDENVNLRLATPDTSEKSARHATSLHDSSSEIRPEGLQELSLMSDIDLSSESSGKSVDYGFISAVTFLITGISLVIISYTVPRDVTVNPDNVTAREMERLENESARIGAHLDRCVIAGLCLLTLGGVVLSTLLMISIWKGEMYRRKAFAYSKHSAKLYGSINLRTRSSPSRSSPPHSLVEEENGNAIS